From a region of the Methanolinea sp. genome:
- a CDS encoding valine--tRNA ligase: MSLPQDLPKTYDFSEVERRWQGIWRDEDNFFNRSSDRPQFVIDTPPPYPTGNFHIGNAFNWCYIDFIARYRRMQGYNVMFPQGWDCHGLPTEVKVEEIHGITKNDVPREEFRKMCRDLTLKNIEKMRQTLRRLGFSVDWSNEYITMLPEYYSKTQLSFLRMLADGYIYQSEHPVNFCTRCETAIAFAEVAYEPRETRLNYFDFDGVEIATTRPELLAACVAVAVHPDDERYISLRGRRLTVPIFGHEVPVIADCAVDPAFGSGAVMICTFGDKQDVHWWKQHNLDLRKAIDRQGKMTGVAGKYQGMKSGECRDAILADMKERGILLQQEPLEQRVGTCWRCKTPLEIMSERQWFVKIIPDEIMSAAQQVRWTPEHMFLRIENWINQMEWDWCISRQRIFATPIPVWFCATCGAMVLPDEEDLPIDPTVSRPAKPCSTCGSSEFIGEEDVLDTWMDSSISVLNVTGWNGTSVPEIFPAQLRPQGHDIIRTWAFYTILRSMALTGSRPWDEILINGMVLGEDGFKMSKSRGNIISPEEIVEQHGSDAFRQWAAAGATTGSDIMFNWNDVVAASRFQTKLWNIARFVLLQIGKHSFDRTTTPGPLADRWLLSRLTEMTTEVTEAMELYQFDRALKAIREFSWNVLADNYIELVKGRLYSDDPGRDSACRVLWETLDTLCRLMAPFAPHFSEEVSFYLGEGSVHKKTWPVPGPVDQEARANGDLLSSLVAAVRNYKHEHGLALNAPMGQITIFTSRISDDSGDMARALNGPVTWEHDRSILEKKPGPVQFNMAVIGPALRRDAKTFMDAVRALPHKRLIAPPVAINAGGKEIAVPEGAFTLTYNYLIGGEEVDIITVDDVIVTIRKNP; encoded by the coding sequence ATGTCTCTCCCACAGGATCTCCCGAAGACCTACGATTTCAGTGAAGTGGAGCGCCGCTGGCAGGGAATCTGGCGGGATGAAGATAACTTTTTTAACCGGTCATCGGATCGTCCCCAGTTCGTGATCGACACTCCTCCCCCCTACCCTACCGGGAACTTCCATATCGGCAATGCCTTCAACTGGTGCTACATCGATTTCATTGCCCGCTACCGGAGGATGCAGGGATACAATGTGATGTTTCCCCAGGGGTGGGACTGCCACGGTCTGCCGACCGAGGTGAAGGTGGAGGAGATCCACGGCATTACCAAGAACGATGTTCCCCGCGAAGAATTCCGGAAAATGTGCCGGGATCTCACGCTGAAGAATATCGAGAAGATGCGCCAAACCCTCCGCAGGCTCGGATTTTCTGTGGACTGGAGCAACGAGTATATCACGATGCTCCCGGAGTACTACAGCAAGACCCAGCTCTCGTTTCTCAGGATGCTTGCCGATGGCTATATCTACCAGAGCGAACACCCGGTCAACTTCTGCACCCGGTGCGAAACGGCAATCGCGTTTGCCGAGGTAGCCTACGAGCCGAGGGAGACGCGGCTCAACTACTTCGATTTTGACGGCGTGGAGATCGCTACCACCCGCCCGGAACTGCTCGCTGCCTGCGTTGCCGTCGCTGTTCATCCTGACGATGAACGATACATAAGTCTCCGCGGCCGTCGTCTGACCGTCCCGATCTTCGGGCACGAGGTACCTGTCATTGCAGATTGTGCAGTCGATCCCGCGTTCGGTTCGGGAGCAGTGATGATCTGTACCTTTGGCGACAAGCAGGATGTCCACTGGTGGAAACAGCACAATCTGGACCTCCGTAAGGCAATCGATCGGCAGGGGAAAATGACCGGTGTGGCCGGGAAATACCAGGGCATGAAATCTGGAGAGTGCCGGGATGCCATCCTCGCCGATATGAAAGAGAGAGGAATCCTGCTGCAACAGGAACCGCTCGAGCAACGGGTCGGAACCTGCTGGCGGTGCAAGACCCCGCTCGAGATCATGAGTGAGCGGCAATGGTTCGTGAAGATCATTCCGGATGAGATCATGTCGGCCGCACAGCAGGTCCGGTGGACCCCGGAACATATGTTTCTCCGGATAGAGAACTGGATCAACCAGATGGAATGGGACTGGTGTATCTCCCGCCAGCGTATCTTTGCCACGCCGATCCCGGTATGGTTCTGCGCGACATGCGGAGCGATGGTTCTCCCTGACGAGGAAGACCTTCCCATCGACCCGACAGTCTCCCGGCCCGCAAAACCCTGCAGCACCTGCGGGTCGTCCGAGTTTATCGGGGAGGAAGACGTGCTCGATACCTGGATGGACTCCTCCATCTCGGTCCTGAATGTTACAGGGTGGAACGGAACATCCGTCCCCGAGATCTTCCCGGCGCAGCTACGGCCCCAGGGGCATGATATCATCCGGACCTGGGCGTTTTATACCATCCTCCGCTCCATGGCCTTGACCGGTTCCAGACCCTGGGACGAGATCCTGATCAACGGCATGGTGCTCGGAGAAGATGGGTTCAAGATGAGCAAAAGCCGGGGAAACATCATCTCGCCTGAAGAGATTGTCGAGCAGCACGGGTCGGACGCCTTCCGCCAGTGGGCTGCGGCCGGCGCCACGACCGGCTCGGACATCATGTTCAACTGGAACGATGTGGTTGCCGCATCGCGTTTCCAGACCAAGCTCTGGAACATCGCCCGCTTTGTCCTGCTCCAGATCGGGAAACACTCATTCGACCGCACGACCACACCGGGACCACTCGCCGACCGGTGGCTCCTATCCCGGCTCACGGAGATGACGACCGAGGTCACAGAGGCCATGGAGCTCTACCAGTTCGACCGGGCGCTGAAGGCCATCCGGGAATTTTCATGGAACGTTCTTGCCGACAACTACATCGAGCTTGTGAAAGGGCGGCTCTACTCGGACGACCCCGGACGGGACAGCGCCTGCCGTGTGCTCTGGGAAACCCTGGATACCCTATGCCGGCTCATGGCACCATTCGCCCCCCATTTCTCCGAAGAGGTCTCGTTCTATCTCGGGGAGGGGAGCGTGCACAAAAAAACATGGCCAGTACCCGGACCCGTAGACCAGGAAGCTCGTGCAAACGGCGACCTGCTGAGCAGCCTGGTGGCGGCAGTACGCAACTACAAGCATGAGCACGGACTGGCACTGAACGCCCCCATGGGCCAGATCACCATCTTCACCTCCCGTATCTCCGATGACTCAGGGGATATGGCCCGGGCACTGAACGGCCCGGTAACATGGGAGCACGACCGGTCGATACTGGAGAAGAAACCGGGGCCGGTGCAGTTCAACATGGCCGTGATCGGCCCGGCTCTCCGCAGGGATGCAAAAACCTTCATGGATGCTGTCCGGGCCCTCCCCCATAAGCGGTTGATTGCCCCGCCGGTCGCAATTAATGCCGGAGGAAAAGAAATCGCCGTCCCGGAAGGTGCATTCACGCTCACCTACAACTACCTGATCGGAGGAGAGGAGGTAGACATTATTACCGTCGATGATGTGATCGTGACGATCCGGAAAAATCCCTGA
- a CDS encoding dTMP kinase, with amino-acid sequence MVLITIEGIDGSGKSSLVSSLARLLEDECPVITREPGSTWVGDAVRRAIADEVDPVTEALLFVADHAAHITTVIRPALSAGMLVISDRYSDSRYAYQQVMLEGIIDEPLAWLRAVHNGWTIPPDLTFLIVLPVGVALSRMGDGRTREHFEEAGFLARVQENYLSLAAEEPSRFVLVDGLKNEEEIAEFVTGSIRDFSGSSRSHHRR; translated from the coding sequence ATGGTCCTGATTACCATCGAGGGTATTGACGGGAGCGGCAAGAGCTCGCTGGTCTCATCGCTTGCTCGGTTGCTTGAAGATGAATGTCCTGTTATCACCCGGGAACCGGGTTCGACCTGGGTGGGGGATGCGGTCCGCCGGGCAATTGCTGACGAAGTTGACCCTGTCACCGAGGCGCTCCTGTTTGTCGCAGACCATGCCGCCCATATCACCACGGTTATCCGGCCGGCCCTCTCGGCCGGAATGCTGGTCATATCAGACCGGTACTCGGACAGCCGTTATGCCTACCAGCAGGTTATGCTCGAGGGAATCATCGATGAACCGCTGGCATGGCTCCGGGCCGTCCACAACGGGTGGACCATTCCCCCGGATCTAACGTTCCTGATTGTGCTCCCAGTCGGGGTTGCCCTCTCCCGCATGGGGGACGGACGGACCCGGGAACACTTCGAGGAAGCAGGATTCCTCGCCCGTGTTCAGGAGAATTACCTCTCCCTGGCGGCAGAAGAACCCTCGCGTTTTGTACTGGTCGATGGCCTGAAAAATGAAGAGGAGATCGCAGAGTTCGTTACAGGGAGCATCAGGGATTTTTCCGGATCGTCACGATCACATCATCGACGGTAA
- a CDS encoding nickel transporter, producing MDLVLAMDLKGGLVVHGKRGQRRTYRPLTWGISPNAHPVSYLGIVRPALLYIADLDRIAGTGSHDQEVRGSARMVQRCYVDRGCRAPDDLLPGENIVNVIGTETAGADLSRYRSGILSLDVRNGCVIPHGRDPCDVLREVADLPLDGCLILDLGAVGTEEGLSAAPLAKYRAAYPGYLMFGGGIAGEPDLDLLFTEGFDGAVVATAVHRGLIPLDAVRRGSWS from the coding sequence ATGGATTTGGTTCTGGCAATGGACCTGAAAGGGGGACTTGTTGTCCACGGAAAACGGGGGCAGCGCAGGACCTATCGCCCTCTGACATGGGGCATCTCTCCCAATGCACACCCTGTCTCCTACCTCGGCATCGTCCGGCCGGCCTTGCTCTATATTGCAGATCTGGACAGGATCGCGGGAACCGGATCCCATGACCAGGAGGTCCGGGGCAGTGCCAGGATGGTGCAACGATGCTACGTCGACCGGGGGTGCAGGGCTCCCGATGACCTCCTCCCGGGCGAAAACATCGTAAATGTCATCGGGACTGAAACCGCAGGGGCTGATCTCTCCCGGTATCGTTCCGGGATACTCTCTCTCGATGTCCGGAACGGCTGCGTCATACCCCATGGCCGGGACCCCTGCGATGTCCTCCGCGAAGTTGCAGACCTCCCGCTCGATGGATGCCTGATCCTCGATCTGGGGGCGGTCGGGACCGAGGAAGGACTCTCTGCAGCACCGCTCGCAAAATACCGTGCCGCCTATCCGGGGTACCTGATGTTCGGAGGAGGTATTGCTGGCGAGCCTGACCTCGATCTCCTCTTCACGGAAGGATTCGATGGTGCGGTGGTGGCGACAGCAGTGCACCGGGGGCTTATTCCCCTCGATGCCGTACGGAGGGGATCATGGTCCTGA
- a CDS encoding (5-formylfuran-3-yl)methyl phosphate synthase, with translation MRLLVSPRDIEEAKRSLAADIIDVKRPAEGSLGANFPWIIRAIAELSPKPVSAAIGDFGFKPGGASLTAYGAAHAGADFVKVGLMFDGTERASEFINAVVRAVKEEFPEKSVVIASYSDYERLGTISPFAMAPLAASAGADVAMVDTGVKDGRSTFEFMSEESLSKFTEMNRDAGLMTAVAGSLGFEHLPALKRIDPDIIGVRSMVCGGNRDSSIREDLVDRLARMVG, from the coding sequence ATGCGATTGCTGGTCAGCCCGAGGGATATTGAAGAGGCGAAGCGATCACTTGCCGCCGATATCATCGATGTGAAGCGCCCTGCCGAGGGCTCTCTTGGAGCCAATTTTCCCTGGATAATCCGCGCGATTGCGGAACTTTCCCCCAAGCCGGTCAGTGCCGCTATAGGGGATTTTGGTTTTAAGCCCGGGGGAGCTTCACTTACCGCATACGGGGCTGCACATGCCGGTGCCGATTTTGTTAAGGTGGGCCTGATGTTCGACGGAACCGAACGGGCCAGCGAGTTCATCAATGCCGTGGTCAGGGCAGTGAAGGAGGAGTTCCCGGAGAAGAGTGTGGTCATCGCCTCCTATTCCGACTATGAGCGGCTGGGAACGATCTCACCCTTTGCCATGGCCCCACTCGCGGCATCCGCAGGGGCGGATGTCGCCATGGTAGATACCGGGGTTAAAGACGGGAGAAGTACGTTTGAGTTCATGAGCGAGGAGTCGCTGTCCAAATTCACGGAGATGAACCGCGATGCCGGGCTGATGACTGCAGTAGCAGGGTCACTTGGGTTTGAACACCTGCCTGCCCTGAAACGGATCGATCCCGATATCATTGGCGTGCGGAGCATGGTCTGTGGTGGTAACCGTGACTCCTCAATCCGGGAAGATCTTGTCGACCGGCTCGCAAGGATGGTAGGGTGA